From the genome of Puntigrus tetrazona isolate hp1 unplaced genomic scaffold, ASM1883169v1 S000000095, whole genome shotgun sequence, one region includes:
- the naxd gene encoding ATP-dependent (S)-NAD(P)H-hydrate dehydratase isoform X3, which translates to MNLLKRATFVFSERPLSLAIGSFPSKQSGLTKTNPPSTSSSRPRRSKKRFANMSLEKLMEKFLEQSMEAEDNFYRLEEQRLQAEDKRREEEHSRELQMLQMLGQIFAGMRTPSPAPQAAPQPSCIPQTNSAVPLTRPPFGNCNHPPALTEFASHSQPAGPGLLMEEGDAQFIERSFSLGTAAMDNVIPLVRNTVPPLTSKKHKGQDGRIGIIGGCQEYTGAPFFAAISALKVGADLSHVFCTKEAAPVIKSYSPELIVHPVLDSPNAVEEIEKWLPRLHSLVVGPGLGREDMLLKNAKEIIERSKLRGIPIIIDADGLWLVAKEPSVIQGYQRGILTPNFMEFTRLYEAMHHEPLDGTDHKRSAQQLSIAMGHLTLVLKGAEDIITDGKNMLTCSQEGSGRRCGGQGDLLSGSLGVFAHWAFSSPPDATKGMNPSLVAAFGATSLTRQCNRQAFHKHSRSTTTSDMIQEISSAFKKLFES; encoded by the exons ATGAATCTTCTCAAACGTGCTACCTTCGTTTTCTCTGAACGGCCACTAAGTCTGGCAATTG GTTCGTTTCCGAGCAAACAGAGCGGCCTGACGAAGACCAACCCGCCCTCGACCTCGTCCAGCAGGCCGCGGAGAAGCAAGAAGCGTTTCGCCAACATGTCGCTGGAGAAGCTGATGGAGAAGTTCCTGGAGCAGAGCATGGAGGCGGAAGACAACTTCTACAGGCTCGAGGAGCAGCGTCTCCAGGCTGAGGACAAGCGCAGAGAGGAGGAACATTCCAGGGAGCTCCAGATGCTGCAGATGTTGGGCCAGATTTTCGCTGGCATGCGCACGCCCTCTCCTGCGCCACAGGCCGCTCCGCAGCCCTCTTGTATCCCTCAGACTAACTCTGCCGTGCCCCTCACGCGCCCCCCTTTTGGGAATTGTAACCATCCGCCTGCCTTGACTGAGTTTGCCAGCCACAGCCAACCAGCTGGCCCAGGTCTGCTCATGGAAGAGGGTGACGCTCAAT TCATAGagcgctctttctctctgggaACAGCAGCAATGGACAATGTCATTCCTCTTGTAAGAAACACAGTTCCTCCACTTACGTCCAAAAAACACAAGGGTCAGGACGGACGGATTGGGATCATTGGAGGATGTCAAGA GTACACAGGAGCACCTTTCTTTGCAGCTATCTCAGCTTTAAAAGTA GGAGCCGATCTGTCTCATGTGTTCTGCACCAAAGAAGCAGCTCCAGTCATCAAGTCCTACAGTCCTGAACTCATCGTCCATCCAGTGCT AGACAGTCCCAATGCTGTGGAGGAGATTGAGAAATGGCTGCCCAGGCTTCACAGTCTGGTGGTGGGACCTGGTCTGGGGAGGGAAGATATGCTTCTGAAGAATGCTAAG GAGATTATTGAGAGGTCAAAACTCCGAGGGATACCAATCATCATTGATGCT gaTGGGCTTTGGTTGGTTGCAAAAGAACCCTCGGTCATTCAAGGATATCAGAGAGGTATCCTCACACCCAACTTTATGGAGTTTACCCGTCTGTATGAGGCCATG CATCATGAACCTCTGGATGGCACCGACCACAAGAGAAGCGCTCAGCAGCTGAGCATCGCCATGGGCCACCTTACCTTGGTTTTGAAGGGGGCGGAGGACATTATTACTGATGGAAAGAACA TGCTGACCTGTAGTCAAGAGGGCAGCGGGCGGCGGTGCGGGGGGCAGGGGGATCTGCTCTCCGGCTCTTTAGGAGTCTTCGCCCATTGGGCGTTCAGCTCACCTCCAGATGCAACTAAAGG CATGAATCCCTCACTGGTAGCTGCTTTCGGTGCTACGTCTCTGACAAGGCAATGTAATCGCCAGGCCTTCCACAAACACAGCAGATCTACCACCACCTCTGACATGATCCAGGAGATAAGCAGCGCTTTCAAGAAGTTGTTTGAAAGCTAa
- the naxd gene encoding ATP-dependent (S)-NAD(P)H-hydrate dehydratase isoform X6 has protein sequence MNLLKRATFVFSERPLSLAIVIERSFSLGTAAMDNVIPLVRNTVPPLTSKKHKGQDGRIGIIGGCQEYTGAPFFAAISALKVGADLSHVFCTKEAAPVIKSYSPELIVHPVLDSPNAVEEIEKWLPRLHSLVVGPGLGREDMLLKNAKEIIERSKLRGIPIIIDADGLWLVAKEPSVIQGYQRGILTPNFMEFTRLYEAMHHEPLDGTDHKRSAQQLSIAMGHLTLVLKGAEDIITDGKNMLTCSQEGSGRRCGGQGDLLSGSLGVFAHWAFSSPPDATKGMNPSLVAAFGATSLTRQCNRQAFHKHSRSTTTSDMIQEISSAFKKLFES, from the exons ATGAATCTTCTCAAACGTGCTACCTTCGTTTTCTCTGAACGGCCACTAAGTCTGGCAATTG TCATAGagcgctctttctctctgggaACAGCAGCAATGGACAATGTCATTCCTCTTGTAAGAAACACAGTTCCTCCACTTACGTCCAAAAAACACAAGGGTCAGGACGGACGGATTGGGATCATTGGAGGATGTCAAGA GTACACAGGAGCACCTTTCTTTGCAGCTATCTCAGCTTTAAAAGTA GGAGCCGATCTGTCTCATGTGTTCTGCACCAAAGAAGCAGCTCCAGTCATCAAGTCCTACAGTCCTGAACTCATCGTCCATCCAGTGCT AGACAGTCCCAATGCTGTGGAGGAGATTGAGAAATGGCTGCCCAGGCTTCACAGTCTGGTGGTGGGACCTGGTCTGGGGAGGGAAGATATGCTTCTGAAGAATGCTAAG GAGATTATTGAGAGGTCAAAACTCCGAGGGATACCAATCATCATTGATGCT gaTGGGCTTTGGTTGGTTGCAAAAGAACCCTCGGTCATTCAAGGATATCAGAGAGGTATCCTCACACCCAACTTTATGGAGTTTACCCGTCTGTATGAGGCCATG CATCATGAACCTCTGGATGGCACCGACCACAAGAGAAGCGCTCAGCAGCTGAGCATCGCCATGGGCCACCTTACCTTGGTTTTGAAGGGGGCGGAGGACATTATTACTGATGGAAAGAACA TGCTGACCTGTAGTCAAGAGGGCAGCGGGCGGCGGTGCGGGGGGCAGGGGGATCTGCTCTCCGGCTCTTTAGGAGTCTTCGCCCATTGGGCGTTCAGCTCACCTCCAGATGCAACTAAAGG CATGAATCCCTCACTGGTAGCTGCTTTCGGTGCTACGTCTCTGACAAGGCAATGTAATCGCCAGGCCTTCCACAAACACAGCAGATCTACCACCACCTCTGACATGATCCAGGAGATAAGCAGCGCTTTCAAGAAGTTGTTTGAAAGCTAa
- the naxd gene encoding ATP-dependent (S)-NAD(P)H-hydrate dehydratase isoform X5, whose translation MHGLKCSLLGVIAVTIAIAAVLLYDKVIERSFSLGTAAMDNVIPLVRNTVPPLTSKKHKGQDGRIGIIGGCQEYTGAPFFAAISALKVGADLSHVFCTKEAAPVIKSYSPELIVHPVLDSPNAVEEIEKWLPRLHSLVVGPGLGREDMLLKNAKEIIERSKLRGIPIIIDADGLWLVAKEPSVIQGYQRGILTPNFMEFTRLYEAMHHEPLDGTDHKRSAQQLSIAMGHLTLVLKGAEDIITDGKNMLTCSQEGSGRRCGGQGDLLSGSLGVFAHWAFSSPPDATKGMNPSLVAAFGATSLTRQCNRQAFHKHSRSTTTSDMIQEISSAFKKLFES comes from the exons ATGCATGGACTTAAATGTTCTCTTCTCGGCGTGATAGCTGTAACCATTGCCATTGCAGCAGTGCTGCTGTATGATAAAG TCATAGagcgctctttctctctgggaACAGCAGCAATGGACAATGTCATTCCTCTTGTAAGAAACACAGTTCCTCCACTTACGTCCAAAAAACACAAGGGTCAGGACGGACGGATTGGGATCATTGGAGGATGTCAAGA GTACACAGGAGCACCTTTCTTTGCAGCTATCTCAGCTTTAAAAGTA GGAGCCGATCTGTCTCATGTGTTCTGCACCAAAGAAGCAGCTCCAGTCATCAAGTCCTACAGTCCTGAACTCATCGTCCATCCAGTGCT AGACAGTCCCAATGCTGTGGAGGAGATTGAGAAATGGCTGCCCAGGCTTCACAGTCTGGTGGTGGGACCTGGTCTGGGGAGGGAAGATATGCTTCTGAAGAATGCTAAG GAGATTATTGAGAGGTCAAAACTCCGAGGGATACCAATCATCATTGATGCT gaTGGGCTTTGGTTGGTTGCAAAAGAACCCTCGGTCATTCAAGGATATCAGAGAGGTATCCTCACACCCAACTTTATGGAGTTTACCCGTCTGTATGAGGCCATG CATCATGAACCTCTGGATGGCACCGACCACAAGAGAAGCGCTCAGCAGCTGAGCATCGCCATGGGCCACCTTACCTTGGTTTTGAAGGGGGCGGAGGACATTATTACTGATGGAAAGAACA TGCTGACCTGTAGTCAAGAGGGCAGCGGGCGGCGGTGCGGGGGGCAGGGGGATCTGCTCTCCGGCTCTTTAGGAGTCTTCGCCCATTGGGCGTTCAGCTCACCTCCAGATGCAACTAAAGG CATGAATCCCTCACTGGTAGCTGCTTTCGGTGCTACGTCTCTGACAAGGCAATGTAATCGCCAGGCCTTCCACAAACACAGCAGATCTACCACCACCTCTGACATGATCCAGGAGATAAGCAGCGCTTTCAAGAAGTTGTTTGAAAGCTAa
- the naxd gene encoding ATP-dependent (S)-NAD(P)H-hydrate dehydratase isoform X4 translates to MSLEKLMEKFLEQSMEAEDNFYRLEEQRLQAEDKRREEEHSRELQMLQMLGQIFAGMRTPSPAPQAAPQPSCIPQTNSAVPLTRPPFGNCNHPPALTEFASHSQPAGPGLLMEEGDAQFIERSFSLGTAAMDNVIPLVRNTVPPLTSKKHKGQDGRIGIIGGCQEYTGAPFFAAISALKVGADLSHVFCTKEAAPVIKSYSPELIVHPVLDSPNAVEEIEKWLPRLHSLVVGPGLGREDMLLKNAKEIIERSKLRGIPIIIDADGLWLVAKEPSVIQGYQRGILTPNFMEFTRLYEAMHHEPLDGTDHKRSAQQLSIAMGHLTLVLKGAEDIITDGKNMLTCSQEGSGRRCGGQGDLLSGSLGVFAHWAFSSPPDATKGMNPSLVAAFGATSLTRQCNRQAFHKHSRSTTTSDMIQEISSAFKKLFES, encoded by the exons ATGTCGCTGGAGAAGCTGATGGAGAAGTTCCTGGAGCAGAGCATGGAGGCGGAAGACAACTTCTACAGGCTCGAGGAGCAGCGTCTCCAGGCTGAGGACAAGCGCAGAGAGGAGGAACATTCCAGGGAGCTCCAGATGCTGCAGATGTTGGGCCAGATTTTCGCTGGCATGCGCACGCCCTCTCCTGCGCCACAGGCCGCTCCGCAGCCCTCTTGTATCCCTCAGACTAACTCTGCCGTGCCCCTCACGCGCCCCCCTTTTGGGAATTGTAACCATCCGCCTGCCTTGACTGAGTTTGCCAGCCACAGCCAACCAGCTGGCCCAGGTCTGCTCATGGAAGAGGGTGACGCTCAAT TCATAGagcgctctttctctctgggaACAGCAGCAATGGACAATGTCATTCCTCTTGTAAGAAACACAGTTCCTCCACTTACGTCCAAAAAACACAAGGGTCAGGACGGACGGATTGGGATCATTGGAGGATGTCAAGA GTACACAGGAGCACCTTTCTTTGCAGCTATCTCAGCTTTAAAAGTA GGAGCCGATCTGTCTCATGTGTTCTGCACCAAAGAAGCAGCTCCAGTCATCAAGTCCTACAGTCCTGAACTCATCGTCCATCCAGTGCT AGACAGTCCCAATGCTGTGGAGGAGATTGAGAAATGGCTGCCCAGGCTTCACAGTCTGGTGGTGGGACCTGGTCTGGGGAGGGAAGATATGCTTCTGAAGAATGCTAAG GAGATTATTGAGAGGTCAAAACTCCGAGGGATACCAATCATCATTGATGCT gaTGGGCTTTGGTTGGTTGCAAAAGAACCCTCGGTCATTCAAGGATATCAGAGAGGTATCCTCACACCCAACTTTATGGAGTTTACCCGTCTGTATGAGGCCATG CATCATGAACCTCTGGATGGCACCGACCACAAGAGAAGCGCTCAGCAGCTGAGCATCGCCATGGGCCACCTTACCTTGGTTTTGAAGGGGGCGGAGGACATTATTACTGATGGAAAGAACA TGCTGACCTGTAGTCAAGAGGGCAGCGGGCGGCGGTGCGGGGGGCAGGGGGATCTGCTCTCCGGCTCTTTAGGAGTCTTCGCCCATTGGGCGTTCAGCTCACCTCCAGATGCAACTAAAGG CATGAATCCCTCACTGGTAGCTGCTTTCGGTGCTACGTCTCTGACAAGGCAATGTAATCGCCAGGCCTTCCACAAACACAGCAGATCTACCACCACCTCTGACATGATCCAGGAGATAAGCAGCGCTTTCAAGAAGTTGTTTGAAAGCTAa
- the naxd gene encoding ATP-dependent (S)-NAD(P)H-hydrate dehydratase isoform X2: MLVNATRGFLWSDMETRALLNIWGEHDVQTALDGNFRNSHVYRDVANRLCELGFDRTPDQCRIRVKSLKRQYYQAKEGSRKNGQYHKMCKFYDEMERILSNRSLVERQDIDSVAVGGDETMDEDAESTELLQEAHMDGSGECSFMEHPVKTEYPSCPIPVTVGGMSSFPSKQSGLTKTNPPSTSSSRPRRSKKRFANMSLEKLMEKFLEQSMEAEDNFYRLEEQRLQAEDKRREEEHSRELQMLQMLGQIFAGMRTPSPAPQAAPQPSCIPQTNSAVPLTRPPFGNCNHPPALTEFASHSQPAGPVIERSFSLGTAAMDNVIPLVRNTVPPLTSKKHKGQDGRIGIIGGCQEYTGAPFFAAISALKVGADLSHVFCTKEAAPVIKSYSPELIVHPVLDSPNAVEEIEKWLPRLHSLVVGPGLGREDMLLKNAKEIIERSKLRGIPIIIDADGLWLVAKEPSVIQGYQRGILTPNFMEFTRLYEAMHHEPLDGTDHKRSAQQLSIAMGHLTLVLKGAEDIITDGKNMLTCSQEGSGRRCGGQGDLLSGSLGVFAHWAFSSPPDATKGMNPSLVAAFGATSLTRQCNRQAFHKHSRSTTTSDMIQEISSAFKKLFES, translated from the exons ATGTTAGTGAATGCAACGCGCGGTTTCCTGTGGTCGGACATGGAGACCAGAGCGCTGCTGAATATCTGGGGTGAGCACGACGTGCAGACGGCGCTGGACGGAAACTTTAGGAACAGCCACGTTTACCGAGACGTCGCGAACCGTTTGTGCGAACTGGGCTTCGATAGGACGCCAGACCAATGCAGAATACGGGTTAAGAGCTTAAAGAGGCAGTATTACCAAGCGAAGGAGGGATCCAGGAAAAATGGGCAGTACCACAAGATGTGCAAGTTCTACGACGAGATGGAGAGGATATTGAGCAATAGGTCGTTGGTAGAGAGGCAGGATATTGATAGTGTCGCCGTTGGGGGAGATGAAACGATGGATGAAGATGCTGAGAGTACTGAACTCTTGCAGGAGGCTCACATGGATGGCAGTGGTGAATGTTCCTTTATGGAGCATCCGGTCAAAACTGAGTACCCATCCTGCCCCATTCCGGTGACAGTGGGAGGCATGa GTTCGTTTCCGAGCAAACAGAGCGGCCTGACGAAGACCAACCCGCCCTCGACCTCGTCCAGCAGGCCGCGGAGAAGCAAGAAGCGTTTCGCCAACATGTCGCTGGAGAAGCTGATGGAGAAGTTCCTGGAGCAGAGCATGGAGGCGGAAGACAACTTCTACAGGCTCGAGGAGCAGCGTCTCCAGGCTGAGGACAAGCGCAGAGAGGAGGAACATTCCAGGGAGCTCCAGATGCTGCAGATGTTGGGCCAGATTTTCGCTGGCATGCGCACGCCCTCTCCTGCGCCACAGGCCGCTCCGCAGCCCTCTTGTATCCCTCAGACTAACTCTGCCGTGCCCCTCACGCGCCCCCCTTTTGGGAATTGTAACCATCCGCCTGCCTTGACTGAGTTTGCCAGCCACAGCCAACCAGCTGGCCCAG TCATAGagcgctctttctctctgggaACAGCAGCAATGGACAATGTCATTCCTCTTGTAAGAAACACAGTTCCTCCACTTACGTCCAAAAAACACAAGGGTCAGGACGGACGGATTGGGATCATTGGAGGATGTCAAGA GTACACAGGAGCACCTTTCTTTGCAGCTATCTCAGCTTTAAAAGTA GGAGCCGATCTGTCTCATGTGTTCTGCACCAAAGAAGCAGCTCCAGTCATCAAGTCCTACAGTCCTGAACTCATCGTCCATCCAGTGCT AGACAGTCCCAATGCTGTGGAGGAGATTGAGAAATGGCTGCCCAGGCTTCACAGTCTGGTGGTGGGACCTGGTCTGGGGAGGGAAGATATGCTTCTGAAGAATGCTAAG GAGATTATTGAGAGGTCAAAACTCCGAGGGATACCAATCATCATTGATGCT gaTGGGCTTTGGTTGGTTGCAAAAGAACCCTCGGTCATTCAAGGATATCAGAGAGGTATCCTCACACCCAACTTTATGGAGTTTACCCGTCTGTATGAGGCCATG CATCATGAACCTCTGGATGGCACCGACCACAAGAGAAGCGCTCAGCAGCTGAGCATCGCCATGGGCCACCTTACCTTGGTTTTGAAGGGGGCGGAGGACATTATTACTGATGGAAAGAACA TGCTGACCTGTAGTCAAGAGGGCAGCGGGCGGCGGTGCGGGGGGCAGGGGGATCTGCTCTCCGGCTCTTTAGGAGTCTTCGCCCATTGGGCGTTCAGCTCACCTCCAGATGCAACTAAAGG CATGAATCCCTCACTGGTAGCTGCTTTCGGTGCTACGTCTCTGACAAGGCAATGTAATCGCCAGGCCTTCCACAAACACAGCAGATCTACCACCACCTCTGACATGATCCAGGAGATAAGCAGCGCTTTCAAGAAGTTGTTTGAAAGCTAa
- the naxd gene encoding ATP-dependent (S)-NAD(P)H-hydrate dehydratase isoform X1, with protein MLVNATRGFLWSDMETRALLNIWGEHDVQTALDGNFRNSHVYRDVANRLCELGFDRTPDQCRIRVKSLKRQYYQAKEGSRKNGQYHKMCKFYDEMERILSNRSLVERQDIDSVAVGGDETMDEDAESTELLQEAHMDGSGECSFMEHPVKTEYPSCPIPVTVGGMSSFPSKQSGLTKTNPPSTSSSRPRRSKKRFANMSLEKLMEKFLEQSMEAEDNFYRLEEQRLQAEDKRREEEHSRELQMLQMLGQIFAGMRTPSPAPQAAPQPSCIPQTNSAVPLTRPPFGNCNHPPALTEFASHSQPAGPGLLMEEGDAQFIERSFSLGTAAMDNVIPLVRNTVPPLTSKKHKGQDGRIGIIGGCQEYTGAPFFAAISALKVGADLSHVFCTKEAAPVIKSYSPELIVHPVLDSPNAVEEIEKWLPRLHSLVVGPGLGREDMLLKNAKEIIERSKLRGIPIIIDADGLWLVAKEPSVIQGYQRGILTPNFMEFTRLYEAMHHEPLDGTDHKRSAQQLSIAMGHLTLVLKGAEDIITDGKNMLTCSQEGSGRRCGGQGDLLSGSLGVFAHWAFSSPPDATKGMNPSLVAAFGATSLTRQCNRQAFHKHSRSTTTSDMIQEISSAFKKLFES; from the exons ATGTTAGTGAATGCAACGCGCGGTTTCCTGTGGTCGGACATGGAGACCAGAGCGCTGCTGAATATCTGGGGTGAGCACGACGTGCAGACGGCGCTGGACGGAAACTTTAGGAACAGCCACGTTTACCGAGACGTCGCGAACCGTTTGTGCGAACTGGGCTTCGATAGGACGCCAGACCAATGCAGAATACGGGTTAAGAGCTTAAAGAGGCAGTATTACCAAGCGAAGGAGGGATCCAGGAAAAATGGGCAGTACCACAAGATGTGCAAGTTCTACGACGAGATGGAGAGGATATTGAGCAATAGGTCGTTGGTAGAGAGGCAGGATATTGATAGTGTCGCCGTTGGGGGAGATGAAACGATGGATGAAGATGCTGAGAGTACTGAACTCTTGCAGGAGGCTCACATGGATGGCAGTGGTGAATGTTCCTTTATGGAGCATCCGGTCAAAACTGAGTACCCATCCTGCCCCATTCCGGTGACAGTGGGAGGCATGa GTTCGTTTCCGAGCAAACAGAGCGGCCTGACGAAGACCAACCCGCCCTCGACCTCGTCCAGCAGGCCGCGGAGAAGCAAGAAGCGTTTCGCCAACATGTCGCTGGAGAAGCTGATGGAGAAGTTCCTGGAGCAGAGCATGGAGGCGGAAGACAACTTCTACAGGCTCGAGGAGCAGCGTCTCCAGGCTGAGGACAAGCGCAGAGAGGAGGAACATTCCAGGGAGCTCCAGATGCTGCAGATGTTGGGCCAGATTTTCGCTGGCATGCGCACGCCCTCTCCTGCGCCACAGGCCGCTCCGCAGCCCTCTTGTATCCCTCAGACTAACTCTGCCGTGCCCCTCACGCGCCCCCCTTTTGGGAATTGTAACCATCCGCCTGCCTTGACTGAGTTTGCCAGCCACAGCCAACCAGCTGGCCCAGGTCTGCTCATGGAAGAGGGTGACGCTCAAT TCATAGagcgctctttctctctgggaACAGCAGCAATGGACAATGTCATTCCTCTTGTAAGAAACACAGTTCCTCCACTTACGTCCAAAAAACACAAGGGTCAGGACGGACGGATTGGGATCATTGGAGGATGTCAAGA GTACACAGGAGCACCTTTCTTTGCAGCTATCTCAGCTTTAAAAGTA GGAGCCGATCTGTCTCATGTGTTCTGCACCAAAGAAGCAGCTCCAGTCATCAAGTCCTACAGTCCTGAACTCATCGTCCATCCAGTGCT AGACAGTCCCAATGCTGTGGAGGAGATTGAGAAATGGCTGCCCAGGCTTCACAGTCTGGTGGTGGGACCTGGTCTGGGGAGGGAAGATATGCTTCTGAAGAATGCTAAG GAGATTATTGAGAGGTCAAAACTCCGAGGGATACCAATCATCATTGATGCT gaTGGGCTTTGGTTGGTTGCAAAAGAACCCTCGGTCATTCAAGGATATCAGAGAGGTATCCTCACACCCAACTTTATGGAGTTTACCCGTCTGTATGAGGCCATG CATCATGAACCTCTGGATGGCACCGACCACAAGAGAAGCGCTCAGCAGCTGAGCATCGCCATGGGCCACCTTACCTTGGTTTTGAAGGGGGCGGAGGACATTATTACTGATGGAAAGAACA TGCTGACCTGTAGTCAAGAGGGCAGCGGGCGGCGGTGCGGGGGGCAGGGGGATCTGCTCTCCGGCTCTTTAGGAGTCTTCGCCCATTGGGCGTTCAGCTCACCTCCAGATGCAACTAAAGG CATGAATCCCTCACTGGTAGCTGCTTTCGGTGCTACGTCTCTGACAAGGCAATGTAATCGCCAGGCCTTCCACAAACACAGCAGATCTACCACCACCTCTGACATGATCCAGGAGATAAGCAGCGCTTTCAAGAAGTTGTTTGAAAGCTAa
- the rab20 gene encoding ras-related protein Rab-20, protein MSQASRTKKPDVKLVILGDMHVGKTSLLHRYTERKFKDTISTVGGAFFLKQWGPYNISIWDTAGREQFHGLGSMYCRGAAAVILTYDVTNWQSLAELENRFLSLTDTANTDCIFAIVGNKADLTDALAQDTDTESEQAAVTCPTPPSTPLQHKQVSREDALALYARVLRYKGLEEKACLPAERMCFETSAKTGYNVDALFETLFELVLPSILKKRSEGESATVDLETPMEGKRTKAGCCA, encoded by the exons ATGTCTCAAGCCTCAAGGACCAAGAAACCCGACGTGAAACTCGTCATTCTGGGGGACATGCACGTGGGAAAGACTTCTCTCCTCCACAGATACACGGAGAGGAAATTCAAGGACACTATAAGCACAGTCGGAGGGGCGTTCTTCCTCAAACAGTGGGGACCCTACAACATTTCTATATGGGACACCGCAG GTCGAGAGCAGTTTCATGGCCTGGGCTCCATGTACTGCCGCGGCGCGGCCGCAGTCATCCTCACTTACGACGTCACCAACTGGCAGAGCCTGGCTGAGCTGGAGAACCGCTTCCTGTCCCTGACCGACACGGCCAACACCGACTGCATATTTGCCATCGTGGGCAACAAAGCGGACCTCACCGACGCTCTCGCTCAAGACACAGACACGGAGAGCGAGCAGGCCGCGGTCACGTGTCCCACTCCTCCCTCCACCCCGCTGCAGCACAAACAGGTCAGCAGAGAGGACGCCCTGGCCCTGTACGCCCGCGTGCTCCGATACAAAGGCCTGGAGGAGAAGGCCTGTCTGCCTGCTGAGAGGATGTGCTTTGAGACGAGCGCTAAAACCGGCTACAACGTGGACGCTTTGTTTGAAACCCTCTTTGAACTGGTTCTGCCCTCCATCCTGAAGAAAAGGAGCGAGGGAGAGAGTGCCACTGTGGACCTGGAGACGCCGATGGAGGGGAAAAGGACTAAAGCAGGATGTTGTGCCTAG